GAGaggcctcctgcctggggggtgctgaaggccaggctggctgagaccttgagcagctgagtgtagttgagaggtgtccctgggcatggtggggaggttggaggagatgagctctgagctcccttccagcctgagacATTCTAGGCTTGTATGAACTCCCAAGCTGCCACCCTGAGGCTACCTTTCtaagacaggagaaaaaaagtgcTGAGAAGATACACCAAGGAGGATAGAAACCATTTAAATGGGTTTCTTAATTATTATTGTTAAAAGGAATTAGCAGAAACTGGGGCTTTCATCAGCCCTGGCTTTGTCCATGCAGATGTTAGGTGAGAGATACCTTGTCTTGCATGGTGCCCTACAAAAACTATTTGAAaggggaattctgtgagggatTAAACTTCCCACCATCTTGGCTAATGGTTTCTCTTTGATGGGCCCTAGAGAAATGAATCATCTCTCATCTTCTCCTCAGCTAAGCATTATTTGTTTATTACTCCTCTTTTTTTGGTTCATTTCATGGTTTTTATAGCTGAAAAGTGTTGTTCAGGGCTTTTTACctataaaaaaatcagaagactCATTGCATTGCCTGCTTTTTATTCATAACCCCCCACTTTCTGGATAATTAGCATAGCTTTTTTGGCATCAATTAATATCCAATACTGAATGGAAGAAGTTGTTCATAGAAGTTGCCATTGATACAAACTTATAGAATGAAACTTCagcctcttttttatttttaatttttatttcattatttttaaactgtGCATCTTAAGAACTCCAGAACTTGGAGTACTGgaggctttttcttctccttgcagcACCCTCtgagcactcagcactggtaatATTACTTCCATGAATTCAGATCCTTTATTccatttcttctccctccttgaTTAATAACTCTGCTGAAAAGGATTCAGTCTTATGAGATCCTTTCATCTAGGAGAAGAGGCAACAGGAGGAGGATGTGATTAGCTGCCTGCACAAGGTCATGGGCAGTGTGGGGATGATGGGTGGGAATGACTGATTCAGTATTTCTTCCAAGACAAGACTGAGGCAGCACTGAGTGGAGCTAGCTTTGAACAGACTGATCAAGACAAACCCAAGTGGCATTTCACACAGTGTTTAGGAAACCCTTACTAGAGGACCTGGTGGCTGCTAGAAGTTTACAGTGGTTCAGAGAGAGGTTGGGCAGATTCAGCCCCAGAAGTCCACTGTGGCTGGAGACTtggcttgcttttatttttttccctgtcctcTTGTGAGGCTTGTCCCTGGGTGCCAAAGTATGGCCATGTCTGGAGCTAAGTTGCAGAACTAACCAGACATTCATTTGGATCCAGATTCAATGGCTGGTGGGGACTGGTTTGTTCTGTGTCTGGCTGTGTAAATTCCAGTCTGTACTGATGTGCTGATGCTCAATGGCAAAGACTTCCTCCACAGTGCTCTTTGAGTTTGGATCCTTTGAAATGCATCAAACATATTTTTTACTAGCACAGGGATTTGGGAAgcaccacctttaaacacaaccTTGTCAGGCTCCTCATTTGCCAGAGAAATCAGTGCAAGCTTTGGATGTTGGCTGCTTGGTGATGCGCAGATTGACTGGCACACATAAGATGTCCTTGGTACATCTCATCCTAGCTGTAGGGGTGCTGGAATCCAGTTGGAAGAGCTGTGTTTGAAGGCTGCTCATTGAATcccttgctttggttttgttattttctttttcttccattttgttTATAGAATCCTAGGGCtcgaagagacctcaaggatcatccaggacacctcacactaggtcaggttgcccagagacacatccagcctggccttagaaacctccagggatgaggcttacaccacctccctgggcaacctgtgccagtgtctcaccacttaacatccaatctgaatctccccacttctagttttgctccattccccccagtcctatcactccctgacaccttaaaatgtccctccccagctttcttgtagcccccttcagatactggaatgccagaatgaggtctcctcagaaccttctcctctccagactgcacaaccccaactctctcagtctgtctccagagcagagcagctccagccctctgctcatcctcatggcccttctctggacaccttccagcccctccagatccttcctggaacagaggctccagaactggacacagagctccaggtgggctctcagcagagtggagcagagggggagaatcccctctctggccctgctggccacacttgctgcagcccaggctctgcttggctctctgggctgcaagtgctcactgctggctcctgttgagcttctcctccaccagcacccccaaggtcttttcttcagggctgctctccagccagtccctgcccagcctatagcagtgcttgggattgccccaacccagatgcaggacccagATGTTTAACCCAAAGATAACACAAAAGAGGTTTAACTTTATTGCCCATACTCCAAatcataatttaaaataagGATTTAGAGAAGGTTACAAATAAGAGGGGCATGAGATGGGGAAGAGAATAAAGGACACAGATATGTAGGTGTTCAGATTAAGCAAGTATAAAATTTTTTATATGATGAATGGCTTCCCCCCCATTAAATGCAAACCACTCCTGGAGTGCACCTATAAGGAAGCACTCCACAGTGCACTGTGGACAAGGTGCACTGAACTGTTTCTGCaaatagaaatatttcactTGTTTTTATTCACCTGAGTTCTTAAAAACTTTACAGATAGATGATGCATGCTCTGCCTACCTATCCAGGGATGCTCAGCCTCAGGTGAGTCAGAGACCACTTGGCTATTATTTTGATACTATCTGTTATATGCTGTAGGATTGGAAGTAAAATCCTGAGCTGATATTTTCTGTGCATTAGGCATCCAGTGCAGTGGAAGAACTTTGCTTTTTGATCATGGGATTTCTCCAGAAGCCACAggtaacacacacacaagactGCTTAGCATTTCTGAGGCCTCATCTCTCAGTGTCTACAATGATCTGAGGACCCAGCATCTGAAGTGTCACCCAGTGCTGGAAATAATGATACCAGTTCTTACTCTTAGATGCTCTGTGTCCTAATCTAACACCTAGAAGCTGACAGGGAGACTCCAAGGTTTGGAGAAGAATTTCCAGGTTGGATACAAAGCTTGAGGTGTTTGTATGGCTCTAGATTAGAAAAGTTCTGAGCTCTCAAGGGAGAAAGACATTTACCTAGGAGAATCTAGGCATATACAGAGGAACATCTGTTAAACCTATCAACTCTTCTGCTGGAGAGTAATCAGTGCTCTCTCTAGAGTTGCAAAAGAGTGGTTACACTCTTACATGTCTTCCAAAGACATGGAAGTGATCTGACAAGGACGGAAGATATCCTAATCCAGTACTGAAAAGTTTGGAAATGTAATCAAAATtgctcttgtttgtttgtttgtttgtttaacaaGTAAAAGCTTCTCTACCAATTTGTTATCCCTACAGGGTTTAGATGAAAAAGACACCACCAAAAGGGTAAGGTTTCTCTGCATGTTTTTTATGATCAGATTGTGCAGAAAAATCCTATCCCCCATGCCCTGTGTTGTAGTAAAACCTCACTTTTAATCTTTTTGAACAGTTCTTATTTCATTATTCTAAGGCTCATGACTCAGGCAACTCAGATATCATGGTAAGTGGTCTAGCATCACCTTGTGAGTACCTCTGTGCTTGTGCATAAAGCTATGGTAGCGGTCCTGCCAGTAGTGCTCTCTCGCAACTGCACAGCAGGCTCAGGCCTGGGAGCTTTGTGTTTGAGGTCTAGAATGTGTTTTAACAACATGCCAgatgctcagcagtgctgcccaaGGGTGCAAAACACTCAGAATCCCACCTGGATCTTAACCTTGTACTTAAGCTATTTAAGGCTACgatgagatcatagaatcatagaattctatgatgcttgcttctgctgctggaacatAACATTGGATTTATAGAAACTGAGCACATGGCCATAAGTAAGAAGAGTTTTAATGAATCTTTGATAATTATTCATTGAATTGTATTTCTTTGTACACTTCATGAATATGTGCCAGGCAAAATAGTATTTTAAGTCTCACTCAGGCCTTGGGATTTATATTTTAACTGAAAACTATGATTTTACAAATAGGCCAAATTTGGTTgctataaaaaaatattctcagcAGCCCGACTACCTGTGACCCATTCTTGCTTTTGAAGTCTAAACAcaatctgtgcttctctgtgttcttttttttctgtgcaaaatAGGATTGTGAGAAAGCTAAATatactcatttttttcctcatttcttaaCATTCATCCTTACATTTCCATGCCCGTTTTTGCCTTGCTCTTTACCTTTCTTCAGAAATCTGTGGTGTATTTTCTAGTAAGTGATATTGATGATATTGGGGTCGTGATGGAGTGGCTCTGGAGGTAATCAGTGAGCTGAgctatttctgctgctgctcctaagAGGTTACTGCATCCCATTGCATCCCCATCCTGAACACCCTTGCCCCTGCCTACTCCCAGAGATCACTGCTTTACCCCTTCTCCCGCTTTAGCTGTTTAGGTGAGGATTTTCTAGCCCAGCCTGGTAAGGCTgtgtctggaatattgtgcctagttctgggtccctcagttcaggaaggacctcagggagctgcttgagagagtccatcccagagccacagagctgctgcaggcagtggaacatctccctgtgaggacagctgagggagctggggcttggagcagaggagactaagggctgccctcattcctttggataaagatgtgcagggctggagccaggctctgctcagggatggccaagcacaagaggcactgggggcaagctggagcagaggaggtgccatgggaacagaagggaaaactttttccctgtgagggtggcagagccctggagcaggctgcccagagaggttgtggagtctcctgctctggagcctttccaaccccacctgggtgttcctgtgtgacctgccctggatgaccctgctctggcagggggggttggactgggtgatctttggaggtcctttccaacccctaacagtctgtgattctttggCTTATTAACTGCTCTGTACTGCCTAGCAAGGTGGATCCAAAGTGGCCAGCTGGGATGCCCCTTACATCCTCTCCAGAAGCCCACATGCCAGGGGACAACTTCTTAACCACGCTGTCTGCAAGCATCAAGTCTtgtggaagggagggaggaaggaagaaaggaaggaagggaggaagggaggaagaaaggaaggaagggaggaagggaggaagaaaggaagggagggagggatgaaggaagaaagggagggagggacaaagggagggaggaagggagggattTAAGTTATTTTGGATAAAATGAGCTtttcagtacaagagagactGAAGTTGCTACCTCCCATAGTAGCTAATCAGAGAAACGTTGGTAGGAGCACTGTATGGAAATATTCTCTGCACCACTCCCAGAGGTGGATCAGAGTCTGAATAATTGCAATTCCCTGACCAAGAAGTCTGTAAACACTTCTGAACCTTCCATGAGGCAAGGTGAGGAGGCAGAGCTTTCCCTTCCATCTCTCTGTGAGTCACATCCATCCATGGTGTCAATATAAACATTGCTGCCTGTTTAAATGTTGAAACCCCCAAGTTTCTCAATTAACATTTTCAGCCCTTGTTTGTTCTTTGGTGCATGTTTGGTCCATAAGCCAGAAGtgtgggaagagactttttttgCCTCATAAGGTCTGAGTTCCATTGTTGCTCATGGGTCTGTGTTGGTGTCCTCTCAGTCCTCTGTCCTGCATCCTTTGCTGCAACTCGTTCCCCAGCTTAATGAGAGAAGACTGAAGAGATACAAACTGGACGTATGTAAACCTAAACTCTGCATGCTTGTGACTCATTAGCTCTAGACCTTTCTGctcataacattttttttccctgatttaATATGACAGGcttgtatttttattaaaaatgtgaggggttttccatttttaattaATGCAAAATGGTCCTGCAGGTATTTAACTTTTcaaaccaacccaacctgtGACACAGAACAGTGGTAGAGCACAGAGCCTGGGTACCAAAATGGATTTGTTAGTTCTtttatgagaagaaaaatttattcttaccaggaaactgcttgaaagagtccagcacagagccacagagctcctgcaggcagtggaacatctcctgtgaggccaggctgagggagctggggcttggagcttggaccagaggagcctgagaggtgcccccattgctggggataaagatgtgcaggaatggagccaggctctgctcggtgatgcccaatgacaggacaaggggcactgggggcaagctggggcagaggaggtgccatgggaaccgAAGGGAaaactacaagaaggctgcagagggtctgtttgcaaaggcctgcagtgacaggacaaggggcaatggcttcagactagagaagagcagatttagattggatgttaggaacgagttctgcaccatgagggtggttgagcactggcacaggttgtccagggaagtggttaagatcctatccctggagatattcatagTGAGGCTGGGcaagtctctgagcaacctgatctagtggaggatgtccctgctgcctgcaggggggttggactggatgagctttggaggtcccttccaaaccaaaccatcctgtgattctatgattaatggATTGAACCACCTTTGATTTTTTCCTGTATGTCTGAAATGATGATTTATGGCATTTAGGTCTGCAAAGTGAAGAGCTCATCAAATCCCAAGGAAAATGTGCACTATTAAACATGcacttgaaaacatttttcttctgtaggGCTGAAGCCAAGAGAAGAAATGCCATGGTCAACACCTACAGAACACAGCTGCTTACAAATACTCATGAATCCAATTGGAAATCTCAGGAAACAATGGAAACAGCTCTAAATTGAATTCTATTTCATAGAGAGCAACTTATTTGATTTGCTCTTGTCAGACATTTCCTTAAAACTGTTATTTACTGGTGCACAATGCATCAACATCAGACATTAGCTAAGTGCTAGCAGCCTGCTGGAATTAATTTCATTTGCAGACTCTTGATTTTGGTAATATTGCATGCCCCTTACCTATTTTGATGTCATAATAAACCTTTTGAATTCATCCATATAATGCTTTATCATATCTGTTTCTATGGCAGATTTGGTGTATTTTAATACAAGAGTTTCAGATCCTCTCTAAATGTTACTGCTGAGGGGCAGAGCAGTTTAtaagagcaggaagaaaatgcTGCAACAGTCTGCCATCAATAATAAAAGAAGTGCAAGCAGTCCCTGCCTGTGAGAAAGCTGTAAATCAATCTTTCCCAGATAGGCTACCAGGTGGGCTGATGAGGAAATGGCATAGGTAAACTTTAAGGCAGTAGAAGATGAAAGCATCTCTGGCGAAGATGTGCAGAGGAACTCTGATGCCCTGTGGAGCAGGAAGCCCAAACATTCTTGTGGGCTGCCCACTGACTGTGGTTCACTGACTTCAAGAAGCCCCAGCTTGATGCTGATTGTTTTCTTCTCATGGTAGGAGGAAAACCAGAACCTGCTATACATAAACACCTCTCTCCCTGGACAGACAAAGACTTCAAACAGTGGCTGGGTGAAGGAGAAAATATGCTTAAATGTATtctttcctcccagtttggacTGGCATCATGGGTTTGATTCCTCTTGAGCTCATCTTGACTGATAGTTCTGATCTATAGGCACAGGAGGGCTTTGTTGGCAAGCTAATCTAAGAGCTTGAAGCAGGTAACTGAACTCTCCATAAACATCCTTGTGGATGAGCACAGGTTTCTGTGTAGACACAGACATGCAGGTTTGTAAATATGCAGCATGCAGTAGGATATTTTGAATATCTCCCAATTCCTGGAAGTTATGAGGAAGTGGCACAATGAAGATAAATTCTAGCTTGAGCTGGTTTTGAGTATCACCCTCCTGACATGCAATCAAACCAGGAAATCCTGTAGTCTTCTTTAAGAGATGTCTGGGTCTAAGCAGAAAATGACATATTAATATCTTTAAAGTCTATAAACCATAATTCCATGTTAGTAATTGACCTCTTGGATCTTTTCAAGTTTTAAGTCAATTTCCTGGCTGcctcttttgtttctgttgctgtGACTGTTCACACACTGAATAGAAAGagtaaaataatgaaatgtaaATACTGTTGGACATTCCGATGGCAGTGTACAAAACTCTGCCAAGGAGCAAATTTTTAGCCTTTGCACATTAAAcccctcctggagtactgcatagATAGATCTGAGATGGGCATTTCAAACCCAGGCAATGCTAGAGCAAGGCAGACCATAGGAATAAGAATCATCCCTGCTTTACCTACAGCAAAGGAACTGGGTGCCATGGGGTACCTGAGGACATGAAGGCAAAATGAAGAGCAAGACTCAAaatgtgatgcacagtttgggAATGCTTCCTTGGGTTGAAGCTGTGCCTGATGGGAGCCATCCTGACTTACCCAACTGGAGCAGCATTAGCACAGAGCATGGGATGGTTGCTTTCTGTCTCAACTCAGGTTGTCATTACAGCCcaagaaacagcagcactgctaaATAAATTCCATCTGAATGTTATGTTCTGCTAAGCACAAGATCTGAGCTGCAGGGCTCACATAGCTGGTGTTCAGGCAAGCAGTGAAAATCCTGCCATGAAGCTGACGTCTGCTCTGACCAGGAAGGTCTCATTAATGCCACTGGATATGGAATGCTTTGTACTTGTTACATTTACACGGAATTTCTATTTGCTTCATCATTAGTGTGCCCTCCCTTGCTGTATGGATTAGCAGACAGTGGTTTCTCAGTGCACGCAGCACAGACAGGATAGAGTATCACAGGCACTGGGAGTTAGTCTGAGAGAGGGGATCATGGTACAGCTCTGGGAACAGCCTGGGATCTCTTTCCTGGGCTGGAGGCCAGGAATTTGTGCTTTCAAAGCTTTGCATTATTGTTCCTCTGCAAGGTGCAAAGATCAGCTCTGCTTTGTCCATGGAGACCCTGCTACCATGAAGACACTCTGGATGTGTCTAGGTCCTGAAATCTGAAAACCCAAAGACTGCTCATTATTACTAATGGTCTTCTAAATCAGTCTGAAATGAGCCAGAACAGGAGGTGGAATTTGACCCTCATGTGTTTTCTGACTTTCATGAGTTTTCTGCTCTTTCTACCTGATAACATGACCTCATGGATAATGACCAGAGAAATGTTAAAGATCTCTATATAAAGCATACCTTAAGGGGCAAGACTACAGCAGTACTAAAGCAATACTTTGAATATGTTCATAAATAACCTCTCCATATGGATTCCCTTACAAGAGGAAATTTGATTACCTCTGAGATGCCCATGGGAGATctggagtctggagaagaaaaggctctgaggagacctcattctggcattccaggatctgaagggggctacaagaaagctggggagggactttttagggtgtcagggagtgataggactggggggaatggaacaaaacttgAAGTGGGtcgattcagattggatgttaggaagaaattcttccccatgagggtggtgagaccctggcacaggttgcccagggaggtggtggaagcctcatccctggaggtttttgcagccaggctggatgtggctgtgagcaacctgctgtaatgtgaggtgtccctgcccatggcaggggggttggaactggatccttgaggtcccttccaactctgacagttctatgattctatgatttaaaccacttctttttgtttgtttgtttcaggaaGAGCTTCAAGGACCCAGTGGGATTCAAAGCAGAGGCTACTTCTTCTACAGGGTATGGTTGGTTTGACTTTCTTGTCCCTTTCATTTTGTGCTGAGtgttacaaaacaaaaagtagAGAAAAGAGTGAATTACACTAAGAATTACTGTGACTGAGGAAACTTATTTCAGCAAGAGCAGCCCACCAGAGTAACCAAGATCTGCTCCAGACATTTGCTTGCAAGGTTGAGTTAAAGATTATAACtaaaatttaataataattCTCTTGAATTTggttaatcttttttttccctatttaaATAAGGTGGCTAATGAAAAGAAGGCAGCTTTGTATAGTTTGCAGTTCTTATGACTGGCCAAAGTTATGggtgacacagagctggtggagagagtccagacgAGGCCacaagtgctggagcagctctgctgtgagcacaggctgagggagctgggggtgttcagcctggagaagagaagactctggggagaccttagggctgcctgccaggacctgaagggatcctgcaggaaggctgcagagggacttctcatcagggggtctagagacaggccaaggggcaatggtttgaagctgaggcagagcagggttagactggagctgaggcagaagcacaggaggatgatcacctcactgtccctgctggccaccctgcttgtaatccaagccaggatgtcattggctttcttggccacctgggcacactgctgactgaCAGTTAATcaactgtcaaccaacacccccaggtccatCTCCAtattgcagctttccagctgcacctccccaagtctgtagcttgccGTACAGTTCAGTACCGTGTAATTCTGCTCCAGAGGTGGATATCCATGAAACAATTACTGGCCTCAGGTTTGTCTTTAATGATGATCACAGTGACAGAACTGAGAAGCTTCCCAGTTCCTGCACACACCAGTTTGAGGGGGGGCTTTGTTACTGGGAGCAGTCAGTTTTACAGAGCTCTTAACTGGGTGTTTGTCTTGCAGCCACGCAATGGGAGGAGGTCAGTGGATTTTCGCTGAGGAGGTATCTCATGGGATGCTTTGAATCATCCTCTGCAGttaaattattttacttttctacAAATGGAGCACAACATTTCTGTCTAGGAGTAATCTCAGAAACTGTTTTGTCAGCTTTTCTGCAGAGGAGCTTCCCCCAGATGTGCTAAATTCATGTTATCTTCAGGTGAAGTGAACCAAAAGTGCCCAGGAGAGAGAGCACAGAGCTGTTTCAGGCAgcaagaaatgcaaaatatCCCAGAGCTGTAACCATTCAGGAAAGTAAACAAGTGTGTGTCAGGAAGagctgtgagggtcacagagcactggaacaggctcccaagagaggttgtggagtttccttccctgcagactttcaagccccatctggatgtgttcctgtgtgacctgtgctagattctatggtcctgctctggcagggggattggaatggatgatctcctgaggtcccctcctaacatcctgtgatcctgtgatcctgattCAACTGTCTGCCAAATACATATTGACATCTCCCTGGCCTTACAcaggaaaaaaccctcacacTGAAACTAAGTACAGACTTGAGGATTTAATTCCAAATCTCTCTTCCgagatatatattaaaaaaaccctttcctTATGCCAATATTCTAATGCTCTGTTTTCTAGCCTACATCTcttaccccatccctggagggttttaaggccaggctggatgtggctctgcgtaacctgctctagtgtgaagtgtccctgcccatggcaggggggttgaaactggatgatccttgaggtcccttccaaccctaacaattctgtgattctctatttGAAGTATTTAGTGTTGTATCATACCAACAGCTGaagctttttcttgttttgcaggATTTTAGATTCCTGACCTAGGAATGCTGAGTACATGGACATactgttttccttcagaaaaagaagaagtaTTTGTTACTCTGTATAACCGAAAATCATTAGAATGGTAATGTTCCTGAATTTCCATTTCCTTAAGGATTCAAATGGTTCTTTACTTTGTTGGCTGTATTAAAAGGATTTGTTTCCTGGTGTTACAGTGTTTGCTGCTCTGTGTCAAAAAGCCACAGTGTCTGCATGCAACAGGCATTGCCTCTGACAGAGTTGTAATGTACATTTATTtccacaccctccccccccccccagtaaaTAAAGGCACTCAGTGGTTTTAATGAGGAAGTTTGCAGTGTAGattattgcatttttttcattatatgTTGTAAGTGATTGGTGCAGTCTTCAAAAATCACATCTAATCTAAGCAGGCTAAGCAAAAGGTGTGGCTTGCTTTTCAAGGTGATGTTCTTTGCCCCTCTGCTTCCTTCACTGTAGCCTGTGGACACCTGGCAGTCTGCAGAGTCAAGATAAGTGCTCTGCAGGTGGTTTGCTGAGCTAGGTTGGTGATAACAAAGTTGGCAGTTTTCAACAAGCCTTAAGGTTAAAAGCATTTcactagctgaaaaaaaaaataatcagaatctCTATTCCCTTAACTAAAGGAAATGAAGTTGCATCTTTTGAAGAAATAACTAAAACACAATGACATC
The DNA window shown above is from Indicator indicator isolate 239-I01 chromosome 8, UM_Iind_1.1, whole genome shotgun sequence and carries:
- the NMU gene encoding neuromedin-U encodes the protein MGNLCHHQRPAATPRRSLAKAGDGAALPGTPLLLLFLLLLASSMSACKGAPMPSQALEAGEDFQLWKEIDDACSAYLSRDAQPQVSQRQASSAVEELCFLIMGFLQKPQGLDEKDTTKRFLFHYSKAHDSGNSDIMSSVLHPLLQLVPQLNERRLKRYKLDEELQGPSGIQSRGYFFYRPRNGRRSVDFR